The Verrucomicrobiota bacterium region ACTGACCAGCGATCGCGGCTTTGTCACAGCGCTCAAGCACGTGGTCAAAGCCAACGTGCTAGCGATGCACGCGATTGTGCGGCAGCGCGAGGATGCCCTCTTTATCCAGAGCGAGTCGAGTGAACATTTTCACCCGGACGATCCGTGCGCCCTGAAACGGGCTGCCACGCGAAACGCCGAACGTTTCTTGTCCCTGGACCTGAACTACGGCCGGCCGGTAAGTCCCGAGATGTACGAGTTTCTCCTCGACAACGGCCTGACGCAGCAGGAATACCGCTTCTTTCTCGAACAAGACCTCCAGCGCCACTGCATCATGGGCAACGACTATTACGTCACCAATGAGCACTGGGTGTCGCACGACGGCCGCACCCGGCGCGCCGGGGAAGTGTTCGGTTACGGCGATATCACCCGCCAATACCATGAGCGTTACGGCTTGCCGGTGATGCACACCGAAACCAATTTCTGGGAAGGCCCGCAGGGCGACGAGGCGGTCCAGTGGCTCTGGAAACAGTGGGCCAACGTGCTGCGGCTGCGCAATGACGGGGTCCCGATGCTGGGATTTACCTGGTACTCAATCACCGACCAGGTCGATTGGCAACATGCGCTGCGCGAAGATCGTGGGGATCTGACGCCAGTCGGGCTGTTCGACCTGGACCGCCGGATTCGACCGGTGGGAGAGGCCTACCGCCGGCTGATCGCCACGTGGGGCGAAGTGCTTCCCGTCCAGGATGTCTGCCTGCCCATCCCCGTCGAGCCGGTGGAACCCGAGTGGACCCTGCTCGAAGCCACAGCCTAGTAGATTCGTGTTTCCGGGTTAGCGCACCAGATGAGAGCCGGCCATTGTACCTGGCGAGACATTACGGCCCTCGAGGAGGTGGGTGGCTCTCCAATGACCTGCCTGACCGGAACAAAAATTCTCTTGTAATGGGATCTTGTAGAC contains the following coding sequences:
- a CDS encoding family 1 glycosylhydrolase codes for the protein MPSPFLFATGVENSCPTIRNGRVRMDELEKCGHYTHWREDFDCVCQLGIRYLRYGPPLHRTYLAPNRFDWSFADTTFAELSRRGITPIVDLCHFGVPDWIENFQNPDFPELFADYAAAFARRFPWVQLYTPVNELYISALFSARYGWWNEQLTSDRGFVTALKHVVKANVLAMHAIVRQREDALFIQSESSEHFHPDDPCALKRAATRNAERFLSLDLNYGRPVSPEMYEFLLDNGLTQQEYRFFLEQDLQRHCIMGNDYYVTNEHWVSHDGRTRRAGEVFGYGDITRQYHERYGLPVMHTETNFWEGPQGDEAVQWLWKQWANVLRLRNDGVPMLGFTWYSITDQVDWQHALREDRGDLTPVGLFDLDRRIRPVGEAYRRLIATWGEVLPVQDVCLPIPVEPVEPEWTLLEATA